One window from the genome of Nicotiana sylvestris chromosome 9, ASM39365v2, whole genome shotgun sequence encodes:
- the LOC138878314 gene encoding VQ motif-containing protein 8, chloroplastic-like, with product MNQEKFDETEDGTRRIINGPRPSPLKIKKESHAIRKLANSSTVQFMAKQNGPVIIYTESPKIIHTEARDFMALVQKLTGHSRSSAANEKAETVDQSEKKDNQILTYEEYNCEENENDESFSVEMDKNKSSSSTSPIYKFSNPYLADIPLFTPNSTNLFCSPQQNMGSSLSPTLMNLLKGISEY from the coding sequence ATGAACCAGGAAAAGTTTGATGAAACTGAAGATGGAACTAGGAGGATAATAAATGGTCCACGTCCTTCTCCATTGAAGATAAAAAAGGAATCGCATGCCATACGGAAACTTGCGAATTCTTCAACAGTTCAATTCATGGCGAAACAAAATGGCCCCGTGATAATATACACTGAATCGCCCAAGATTATTCACACGGAGGCTCGGGATTTCATGGCTCTGGTGCAGAAACTCACGGGTCATTCAAGATCATCAGCTGCAAACGAGAAGGCCGAAACTGTTGATCAATCTGAGAAGAAAGATAATCAGATTTTAACTTATGAGGAATATAATTGTGAGGAGAATGAGAATGATGAGTCATTTTCAGTTGAAATGGATAAGAATAAATCATCCTCATCAACTTCTCCAATTTATAAATTTTCTAATCCGTACTTGGCTGACATTCCTTTGTTCACGCCAAATTCTACCAATTTGTTCTGCTCGCCTCAGCAGAATATGGGAAGCTCATTATCTCCTACTCTCATGAATTTGTTGAAAGGTATTTCTGAATACTGA